A segment of the Allosaccharopolyspora coralli genome:
CGGTTCGCACCGGCCGAGAGTTCACGTGGCTGCACCTGGAGCTGTTCTCGGTGAAGCGGTCCGCCGACAAGCTCAAGTACCTCGCCGGGTCGGAGTCCGGGATGCGCGTCTGGATCAACGACGTGAAGCCGGAACAGATCGCCGAGCGGCTCCGTGCGGTCTGACCGGCTTTTGTGCTCGTGAGTCACGGTCGTACGTGATCAGCCGCGGCAGAGTGAGGGGCTCCGGGGCGGCGGTGCCGGACCACCTACCCCAGTTCCACAATGCGCTCTGAACCAGCCGATTCGTGTTCAGCTCCTAGGCCCGTCTCAGGTGCATCTCAGCTCGACGGGGGAGAGTGTGGGGTATGGCCGACAACGACCCCCGTCCGAACGGCGCCGGTGACGAGACCGCCGCCGGCGGACCTCAGCCGCACGGCTCGCCAGAGCAGGCCGGGGCGGCCCCGGAGCACACCACACGACCCCAGCAGTCCGGAACGCCGGAGGGCCTGGGCACGCCGCCTGCGGGCGCCGGACACTACGGCGAGAACCCGCCGACGGCGCAGTTCCAGCCGTATCCCGGCAGCGGGAGCCCGAACGACCCCGGCCAGCAGGGCCGGTACGGGCAGAGCCAGTACCCCCCAGGCGCGTACTCACAGGGGCACTACGGGCAAGGCGAACAGGACGCGAGCCAGCAGCACGGCTACTACCCGATGAGCCCGGTTCACCAGCCCGAGAACCAGGGCAAGCGCCGAGGAGGCGGGGGCAAGCTCGTCGCGGGCGCGGTCGGGCTCGCGCTGGTCCTGGGACTCCTCGCAGGCGGGGCAGGTGGTCTCGTCGGTTACCGGATGGGAGCCGAGAACACCCCGGGTTCGACGTCCCTCAACACGCCGTCTCCCGCGCGCAGCATCAACAACGCCCCCCAGGGTTCGGTGCAGGCCGTGGCCGACAAGGTGCTGCCGAGCGTGGTGCAGCTACAGGTGAACTCCGCGCAGGGCTCTGGTGAGGGGTCCGGTGTGGTGATCTCCGAGGACGGCTACATCCTCACCAACAACCACGTCGCCGAAGGCGCCGAGCGCGGACAGATGACGGCGCTGTTCCACGACAATCGCAGCGCCCCGGTCAGGGTTGTCGGCAAGGACCCCAGATCCGACCTCGCCGTGGTCAAGGCCGACATCACCGGACTGCAGCCTGCGGAGTTCGGCAGCTCCGGTGACCTGCCCGTCGGCTCGGACGTCGTCGCGATCGGCTCGCCGTTCGGACTGTCCGGCACGGTCACCAGCGGCATCGTCAGCGCCAAGGACCGGCCGGTGCGCGCAGGCGGTGAGAGCGGGCAGCAGAGCAGCGTGCTCAACGCGCTGCAGACCGACGCCGCCATCAACCCCGGCAACTCCGGTGGGCCGCTGGTCGACATGGAGGGGCGGGTCGTCGGGATCAACTCGGCGATCTACAGCCCCGGGTCCGGCCAGCAGCAGGCCGGGTCGGTGGGGCTCGGCTTCGCCATCCCGAGTGACCAGGCGCGACGGATCGCCGACGAACTGCTCCGGACCGGGTCGGCGACGCACACCACGCTCGGGGTGCAGATCACCGATGCTCGCCGAGCAGGCGCGCTCGTCGCCGAGGTCGTGCCCGGCAGTCCCGCGGAGCGGGCCGGACTGAGGCAGGGCGAAGTGGTGACGAAGATGGACGACCGGGCCATCCGCGACGCCGACACGCTCGTTGCCGCCGTCAGCGCCGAGACGCCCGGGGCGCAGGTGACGCTGACCGTGGCCGGCGAGGGCGGAGGCGGTGAACGCACCGTCGACGTCACCCTCTCCGGCCAGAAGTAGGGGGCTCGATGACACTCCGACGGGATTGCGGCGGTTACCGAACCGGACGAGGGGACGGTCGAGACGGAGCTGTCGGCCGGTACCTCGCCGATCAGGTCGGAGACTCCGCCACGGGCCGGGTCTTCGACACCGCCGTTGGTGACCCTGCCGTGGCCGACACCGCTGTTCCCGACGCACGGGAGGCCGAGGACAC
Coding sequences within it:
- a CDS encoding S1C family serine protease, translating into MADNDPRPNGAGDETAAGGPQPHGSPEQAGAAPEHTTRPQQSGTPEGLGTPPAGAGHYGENPPTAQFQPYPGSGSPNDPGQQGRYGQSQYPPGAYSQGHYGQGEQDASQQHGYYPMSPVHQPENQGKRRGGGGKLVAGAVGLALVLGLLAGGAGGLVGYRMGAENTPGSTSLNTPSPARSINNAPQGSVQAVADKVLPSVVQLQVNSAQGSGEGSGVVISEDGYILTNNHVAEGAERGQMTALFHDNRSAPVRVVGKDPRSDLAVVKADITGLQPAEFGSSGDLPVGSDVVAIGSPFGLSGTVTSGIVSAKDRPVRAGGESGQQSSVLNALQTDAAINPGNSGGPLVDMEGRVVGINSAIYSPGSGQQQAGSVGLGFAIPSDQARRIADELLRTGSATHTTLGVQITDARRAGALVAEVVPGSPAERAGLRQGEVVTKMDDRAIRDADTLVAAVSAETPGAQVTLTVAGEGGGGERTVDVTLSGQK